A genomic window from Osmia bicornis bicornis chromosome 4, iOsmBic2.1, whole genome shotgun sequence includes:
- the LOC114883185 gene encoding cysteine--tRNA ligase, cytoplasmic isoform X1, with protein sequence MAKRLQPPWSPPQRKNAATLKVYNSLTRDKELFIPQFGNRILWYSCGPTVYDASHMGHARSYISFDILRRVLSDYFGYDILYVMNITDIDDKIIKRARQNYLYENYVEEDHPLDEILDDAKSVMCTFEGTVKATNDVDKKCMLQKMLCDVEKAIENLENAVKLKDDNKIKEYQELLLKEARDPLAEWLDKKKGATVTEHSIFSKLSQHWESEFHKDMDALNVLKPNVLTRVSEYIPEIIAFIQKIIENGVAYESNGSIYFDVSSFDKQDKHYYAKLVPEAYGDTSSLEEGEGVLSSTELSEKRSSTDFALWKCSKEGEPWWDSPWGKGRPGWHIECSVMASIICGESLDIHTGGVDLKFPHHDNEIAQAEAYFNNSNWVRYFLHAGHLTIAGCKMSKSLKNFITIQDALKKHSARQLRLAFLLHSWKDTLDYSDNTMNMAMQYEKFLNEFFLNIKCGIRSLGSETNINTFTKWTNSEIELNNKFSNAKDAVHAALCDNIDTRSALDAIRELVTHCNIYRKQVKHQNTLLLRDIAVYITKMFTIFGAIPYPHDTIGFPVDSITENSNVEETVMPYLEVLASFREKVRNHAKVLKANDILEECDKLRDEILPNIGVRLEDSNEELCKVKLVNKEELLREKECKRKMEMEKSLEKEKRKAEAAAAAAAKEAQRKIPPSEMFKLEKDKYSQFDSNGIPTHDISGKEISKGQMKKLQKLQQAQEKRYNEYFASIQNGS encoded by the exons ATGGCAAAAAGACTACAACCACCTTGGTCTCCACCACAGCGAAAAAATGCTGCAACTCTTAAAGTATACAATAGTTTAACTAGAGATAAGGAATTATTTATTCCTCAATTTGGAAATCGTATATTATGGTATAGTTGTGGACCTACAGTCTATGATGCATCACATATGGGACATGCTAG atCATATATATCATTTGATATATTACGCCGTGTATTGTCTGATTATTTTGGATACGATATTTTATATGTAATGAATATTACTGATATAGatgacaaaattataaaaagagCTAGGCAGAAttatttatatgaaaattatgtAGAAGAAGATCATCCTCTTGATGAAATTCTAGATGATGCAAAAAGTGTAATGTGTACCTTTGAGGGTACAGTAAAAGCTACAAATGATGTAGATAAAAAGTGTATGCTACAAAAGATGTTATGTGATGTAGAAAAAGCAATAGAAAATCTTGAGAATGCAGTCAAGCTTAAAgatgataataaaattaaggAATATCAAGAA TTATTATTGAAAGAAGCACGTGACCCACTAGCTGAGTGGCtagataaaaagaaaggagcTACTGTCACAGAACATTCAATCTTTAGCAAACTATCACAACATTGGGAATCAGAGTTTCACAAGGATATGGATGCtttaaat gTGTTAAAGCCAAATGTTCTGACAAGAGTTAGTGAATATATACCTGAAATTATagcatttattcaaaaaattatagaaaatggAGTTGCATATGAGAGTAATGGTTCCATATATTTTGATGTTTCTTCCTTTGATAAGCAAGATAAACATTATTATGCTAAACTAGTTCCAGAAGCATATGGTGACACATCAAGCTTAGAAGAAGGAGAAG gAGTTTTAAGCAGTACTGAGCTGTCTGAAAAAAGATCATCAACTGATTTTGCACTTTGGAAGTGTTCAAAAGAAGGAGAGCCATGGTGGGACAGTCCTTGGGGTAAGGGACGACCGGGATGGCATATAGAGTGTTCGGTTATGGCGTCGATAATTTGCGGAGAAAGTTTAGATATTCATACCGGAGGagtcgatttgaaatttcCACACCATGATAATGAAATAGCACAAGCAGAAGcgtattttaataattctaattgGGTTAGATATTTTCTCCATGCTGGTCATTTAACTATAGCAGGTTGCAAGATGtcaaaatctttaaaaaattttattactataCAAGAtgcgttaaaaaaacattcagCAAGACAACTCAGACTTGcatttcttttacattcaTGGAAGGATACATTAGATTATAGTGATAATACCATGAATATGGCTATGCAGTATGAGAAATTTTTGAAT gaatttttcttaaatataaAATGCGGAATTAGATCTTTGGGATCagaaacaaatattaataCCTTTACTAAATGGACAAATTCTGAAATAGAGTTAAACAATAAATTCAGTAACGCTAAGGATGCTGTACACGCTGCCTTATGCG atAATATTGACACGAGGAGTGCACTTGATGCGATTAGAGAACTTGTAACACATTGCAATATTTATAGGAAACAAGTTAAGCACCAAAATACTTTGTTGCTTAGAGATATTGCAgtttatattacaaaaatgTTTACTATATTTGGTGCAATACCATATCCGCACGACACTATTGGTTTCCCGGTAGACAGCATTACCGAAAATTCAAAT GTTGAAGAAACTGTTATGCCGTATCTCGAGGTTTTGGCAAGTTTCCGGGAAAAAGTAAGAAATCATGCTAAAGTATTAAAGGCTAACGATATTCTTGAGGAATGTGATAAATTACGTGATGAAATTTTACCGAATATCGGTGTACGTTTGGAGGATAGTAACGAAGAACTTTGTAAAGTTAAATTAGTAAATAAAGAAGAACTTTTGCGAGAGAAGGAATGTaagagaaaaatggaaatggaaaagtcactagagaaagagaaaagaaaagcggAAGCTGCAGCGGCAGCTGCAGCAAAAGAAGCGCAGAGAAAAATTCCTCCTTCCGAGAtgtttaaattagaaaaagataaatattCTCAATTCGATAGTAAT GGTATACCGACGCACGATATTTCCGGTAAAGAGATTAGTAAAGGACAGATGAAGAAACTGCAAAAATTACAGCAAGCACAAGAGAAAAGATACAACGAATATTTTGCTTCCATTCAAAATGGCTCATAA
- the LOC114883185 gene encoding cysteine--tRNA ligase, cytoplasmic isoform X2: MMHHIWDMLDDAKSVMCTFEGTVKATNDVDKKCMLQKMLCDVEKAIENLENAVKLKDDNKIKEYQELLLKEARDPLAEWLDKKKGATVTEHSIFSKLSQHWESEFHKDMDALNVLKPNVLTRVSEYIPEIIAFIQKIIENGVAYESNGSIYFDVSSFDKQDKHYYAKLVPEAYGDTSSLEEGEGVLSSTELSEKRSSTDFALWKCSKEGEPWWDSPWGKGRPGWHIECSVMASIICGESLDIHTGGVDLKFPHHDNEIAQAEAYFNNSNWVRYFLHAGHLTIAGCKMSKSLKNFITIQDALKKHSARQLRLAFLLHSWKDTLDYSDNTMNMAMQYEKFLNEFFLNIKCGIRSLGSETNINTFTKWTNSEIELNNKFSNAKDAVHAALCDNIDTRSALDAIRELVTHCNIYRKQVKHQNTLLLRDIAVYITKMFTIFGAIPYPHDTIGFPVDSITENSNVEETVMPYLEVLASFREKVRNHAKVLKANDILEECDKLRDEILPNIGVRLEDSNEELCKVKLVNKEELLREKECKRKMEMEKSLEKEKRKAEAAAAAAAKEAQRKIPPSEMFKLEKDKYSQFDSNGIPTHDISGKEISKGQMKKLQKLQQAQEKRYNEYFASIQNGS; this comes from the exons ATGATGCATCACATATGGGACATGCTAG ATGATGCAAAAAGTGTAATGTGTACCTTTGAGGGTACAGTAAAAGCTACAAATGATGTAGATAAAAAGTGTATGCTACAAAAGATGTTATGTGATGTAGAAAAAGCAATAGAAAATCTTGAGAATGCAGTCAAGCTTAAAgatgataataaaattaaggAATATCAAGAA TTATTATTGAAAGAAGCACGTGACCCACTAGCTGAGTGGCtagataaaaagaaaggagcTACTGTCACAGAACATTCAATCTTTAGCAAACTATCACAACATTGGGAATCAGAGTTTCACAAGGATATGGATGCtttaaat gTGTTAAAGCCAAATGTTCTGACAAGAGTTAGTGAATATATACCTGAAATTATagcatttattcaaaaaattatagaaaatggAGTTGCATATGAGAGTAATGGTTCCATATATTTTGATGTTTCTTCCTTTGATAAGCAAGATAAACATTATTATGCTAAACTAGTTCCAGAAGCATATGGTGACACATCAAGCTTAGAAGAAGGAGAAG gAGTTTTAAGCAGTACTGAGCTGTCTGAAAAAAGATCATCAACTGATTTTGCACTTTGGAAGTGTTCAAAAGAAGGAGAGCCATGGTGGGACAGTCCTTGGGGTAAGGGACGACCGGGATGGCATATAGAGTGTTCGGTTATGGCGTCGATAATTTGCGGAGAAAGTTTAGATATTCATACCGGAGGagtcgatttgaaatttcCACACCATGATAATGAAATAGCACAAGCAGAAGcgtattttaataattctaattgGGTTAGATATTTTCTCCATGCTGGTCATTTAACTATAGCAGGTTGCAAGATGtcaaaatctttaaaaaattttattactataCAAGAtgcgttaaaaaaacattcagCAAGACAACTCAGACTTGcatttcttttacattcaTGGAAGGATACATTAGATTATAGTGATAATACCATGAATATGGCTATGCAGTATGAGAAATTTTTGAAT gaatttttcttaaatataaAATGCGGAATTAGATCTTTGGGATCagaaacaaatattaataCCTTTACTAAATGGACAAATTCTGAAATAGAGTTAAACAATAAATTCAGTAACGCTAAGGATGCTGTACACGCTGCCTTATGCG atAATATTGACACGAGGAGTGCACTTGATGCGATTAGAGAACTTGTAACACATTGCAATATTTATAGGAAACAAGTTAAGCACCAAAATACTTTGTTGCTTAGAGATATTGCAgtttatattacaaaaatgTTTACTATATTTGGTGCAATACCATATCCGCACGACACTATTGGTTTCCCGGTAGACAGCATTACCGAAAATTCAAAT GTTGAAGAAACTGTTATGCCGTATCTCGAGGTTTTGGCAAGTTTCCGGGAAAAAGTAAGAAATCATGCTAAAGTATTAAAGGCTAACGATATTCTTGAGGAATGTGATAAATTACGTGATGAAATTTTACCGAATATCGGTGTACGTTTGGAGGATAGTAACGAAGAACTTTGTAAAGTTAAATTAGTAAATAAAGAAGAACTTTTGCGAGAGAAGGAATGTaagagaaaaatggaaatggaaaagtcactagagaaagagaaaagaaaagcggAAGCTGCAGCGGCAGCTGCAGCAAAAGAAGCGCAGAGAAAAATTCCTCCTTCCGAGAtgtttaaattagaaaaagataaatattCTCAATTCGATAGTAAT GGTATACCGACGCACGATATTTCCGGTAAAGAGATTAGTAAAGGACAGATGAAGAAACTGCAAAAATTACAGCAAGCACAAGAGAAAAGATACAACGAATATTTTGCTTCCATTCAAAATGGCTCATAA